The window TTAAGAAAATCACTCACCACAAAAGGATTGCGAACCGTAATAAGAATGTCACGTTCAGCCAAAATACTCTCAACAGCATTTTTGCGGATCATATCTGCCTTTTTTAGAACCTGATAAAAAATCAATTAATTTCCACCCTAACATGCTAACAATATATGAACAGGACTTGTGCATAACAAGAATGTAAACATCTGGAGAACATAGAACGAGGTAGGTTTCAGAAACCAAAACTGAATATgggaaataataaaataacaataacaCGTAAGAATGAAATAGATTCTCATATGATGGATTACCCATGAAACTGTGAAAGTAGAATGGTATTGTATTGTGATACAGTGAAAATATTGTTTAGGCATCCATCCCACTATTTCCATACAAATTTATCAACCTAGACTATCTGTATTTCATACGGTCGAGGTATGAAAGTGCTACATGGGATCAATGGGTCTGTTAAAGCACTCTCAACGTATGCAATGCTAAAAATGAACAGTGTGTGTGGAGAAGGATATAGGATACCAACACTTTGCGGAACAGTTCTTTTCTTAGTCAACAGAGAGGAACAAAAAAACACAAGTTTATGCAATAAAAGGTTGACAAAGAACATATTAACTACATCAATGGGAAAAGGCAACATGGTTTTAATATTTGGCCATGCACAACACCAGTGACCAAAATCCATGTAAGGATTTAAAGACATTCATGTTTCTATATTTCTATGTTCCTTCAATATTTGATCTTCTAAGTTGACCAGTCAATTAAAGGCTTCAGATTAAGTATGGAAGTTACAAGGCACAAAACTTCATAAGGTGTTCTCTGAGGGCAAATATCTCAGCGTAATTACTTACAAACGTAGGTAGGCCCTAGATAGATATTGGAAGCCTGCCTCTCTCAGGGCAAATATCTCAACGTAGTCACTTACAAATGAAGAAAGGCCCTAGATAGATATTGGAAGGCGCCATATAAGACATGATGGCAACAAACCATGGAACCAAAAAACAacccaaaagaaaaaaatatttgtcgTAATAAAAATCTTTAATATGAAGCtcaggcatatatatatatatatatatatatatatatctgtgtgtgtgtgtgtgcgcgcgcgcgcgtACCTTTATTGCAAAGAGATCTCCTGTAGTTCTTTTCTTGGCCAAAAAAACCCGACCATATGCCCCTCGACTGATGggcttaataatttcaaaatcgtCTATAGATGTCCGATCCTTGGTGGTAGGGTGAACAGGACTTGCTCTCAAACTGCGAACTACATCATCCTCTTCATCCATTACAGAACTTGTTGCAACATCCTTTTCCATGTCAAGTGAAGTTACTGAATCACAAAGCTGCAAGTACTTCTCACTATAGGATGGCACATAGCAAAAAATGGAAAACAGTCATGATTATAAGAGGGGGGATTAAGAGGCTACAAAATGATCGATGGAAGTGAGAATATCTCCGGTGTagatcattttttttcttgaaatgtaTGAATGAATTATGAATTCTCAAGGAAAAAAGGACAAAAGTCAACAGTAATATGTACAATTGATTGATCTACCTACCGATGAAGCTTTTCTATACATGTTCCAAACGTTTGAACTGTAAGTGCCTCAAGCTTCCGACGGTTCATAACTTCTTGTAGATCTTCCAAACATGAAACTAAATAATTCAAGGATCTTTCTTCATCCACTGGAGTATTTGCTATGCATCGAGCAATATCGGCAAGCTCAATCATCTGCAccattttagagaaaatagagtGCTCATGATGAATGGCATGATCATCAATAAACAACCTGTTAAGCTACAACAAGTGCAGTTGGAGAATCCAAGAGAAGAATCATGCTTTTACAACTACAGTTTAATCTTTGGATGAATGACTTGGCATTGTTCAACTAGTGTCTAGCTCTGGGTTTTGTAGCAATCAATTTCACTGTTTGAAGTGACATTAGACAGACtgtcttgtttacacaaaagtaaCAATGACATCAACAACAGCACCCAAGAAAAAACGACGACGTCAACAACTATTCATAACAATTCTTTAATGATATCAGATCATACTTAATTCACAAAGCCCCATATAAAAATTAAGTCTTTTGTTAAGATTAAAACATGCAAACATcagtgatttcagaaaaatactgCAACTAGTACATTACAGATAGAAGACcagaaagtaactgcaatatataCTTTAAcagcaaagaaaaaaaagaagcctATACATCTAAATTAAGCGTCATTAGTATAATTACGTTCCACAAAAACTGCTAGTTACAAAttagaaaaatcaagaaatcatgcTTTTCCTAAAAACTGATAACCAGTATCATCAGATAAGTACATTGACACAAGTAGATAAAGAAGTAACAAGATTGAACGTAATTAAAGGCACGACTTGCATGGATAAAGCCAAGAGAAAACAAATTCATAAAATTAAGCCCGATACAAGTATGCATGCAAGCCCAATACAAAAAGTGGAAATAATATGAATATAGCATAACTGTACACACATTTGTATGAATGCAAGAATTAGATTCATAATACAAGTctgcatgcaaaaaaaaaaaaaaattccaaagaCCATAGATTCTGCCAAGGTAGTTTATTGTtaaaaagaattaaagaatatCTACCAGTAAAAATGTTTAGAACAATAAGCTTATTGTGCTTAATTAGACAATAACCACCTGCGGAAGATCATCAGTCTCAGAAACTACACTCTTCCCTGCCAAAAGCATGTCTATATGACTAGCCCTCGGTGTCATTAAAGGCGACCGAGGAGTCATGCTGCCTATTGATGAGGTAGCCACTCCTTGATCAGACTTTGGACCAAAACGAGTCTTGCACGTCATCGATGGCAGATATTTTAGGTCATCTAAAAGAAGGGGATTCTCAGCCTCATGAAGACAGTCAAGCATATCACCCAAACCTCGCTGGGGCAAATCACATAATTTTGGAGAAGGAATATCAGATTCTTCAGTCACACTCGAATTAGATATCTTTGCAACATCTGGGCTGCCAGTTACATTAGGTAGATCTTTCTGTGTATAGGAATCAATCATCTTCTCTAGTGTCTCAGCTATTCGAAGGAGACGCTCATCAACACTTAAACCTTTTTGGTCACACCGATCCACGACAGCACAAACTTTTGAGTGTTCCTCCACAAACAAAGTAGGAACATACTCCTCACAGATACGACACATAATTGATCCTTCTTCAGAAATACTCTGCTGATCAGCCCAAAAGCCCCATGAATATTTGTGTTGATGCTTGGAAGAAACAGAAGGATGCACAGAGGCATCAACAGGGCTAGTTTGCTCAGCAAGATTAGAGGAAATCAAGTCTTCCTCTGAACTCTTTTGCAGGTGTAAGGAATCAACTTTCTCATTGAGTGATTCATCTATAAGGGGGCTAGATTTTTTTTCGTCCTTCGATGCAGGTGATGGTAGAGGCTTCCAAGAAGCCATGCATTCCCTTGTAGAAGGTGAATCATACTTTCCGATGTCAAGTTGTGAAAAATAGTCAACAGGCTTTATCTCCTGGCTTCGTTTCCATTTTAGATTATTTTGCTCTTGACTACGGGACATTCTTGAAACAACTGCTTCAACAGAGTTCTCTTCAGCCTTGGTAGGTTTACGATCTTTCATTGATACTGACGATACCTCAGCTAAATGCATGACTTTAGATCTTGGATCCATGGCTATCTCATCCTCAGCAAACCCACTTTCCTTGTGAAACTGAAGTAATCTAGTGCATCTAGTAAGGATAAATAGCATGTGAGTATGGAGTTTTTTTAGTATTCCTGAAGAAAGTTCCTGGCGACGGTCATCCAAATCCTGAACTATACCTTCACACTGAAGCCAGAACTCCCCAGCTGTCATAACACAACAGCTCCTAGCAAGTATCAACAAATCTTCCAAAACTTCTTTCCAATCAGGATGGTTCTCTAGATTTTTTTCCATTATACTAACCAAATCACCAGCAAAAATAGCTAGATCTGAGTTCACCTCTTCCTTTGCTTTCTCAAATTTCACCTGAATAACTTTCAAGATTTCCTGTACAGAACAAGCAgtacaaaaaaaaaaccaatctTATCCAAAAATCACCaatcttaaatgattttaaaattcaGAAAGAAACTTATCGAAAGAAGTAATCACCTTCAAATTGAATATACTTCGAGGCTTCCAAAATGGAAATGGTCGTACTCCTTTGGAGCTTAGTTCATGTGAAAAACTCTTTACATCTCCAGGAAACTTCTTCCTGGGAGCACTGGTAGCCTGCATTATTTCTTTAAAGCGGGGAGATTCAGACTCCTTTGGAgtttcacaagcatcatattgtgACTGTAAAAGCAACCAAATAAAGTTATTATTTGcatcttaataaaaaatatatttaagagaCGATATGTGACAAGATATGAATACCATTTGTGCACTAAATATAAAACGTAATTAATGTCTAACCTCTACTGCCGAAGGAAATGtagcattattttttaatttctcaAATTTGTTCCATGATAAATTAGCTTCACCTGCAAGGCAAAATTTACTATACATATTAGCAGTGTAGGAACTCTGTCCTCAAAACTAATATCACCATGTATTTTACTGGTTGCAGTGAAAATAATAAATGATCGATGACTTCTCAAACAAGCAAATTTAGCAGCATTCCTATAACTAAGCGATTGGCAGCTCTGAATCATTTTATATAAAAGCAAAGTGGCATTTAAAAAACAGCAAATGAAAATTCAACAAATTCCATAAAAAAACCAATCTCTGCACTTAACCCAGTGAGATAGGAAGCTTCTGTACCACAAGCAACAAAAGCATTGATAATTACATCCAATACTTAGAAAGCTAAATGAAAAAAGTCACTAGAAAGTAAAACGAAAGTATACAACAAAATTTCACAAGGTTCGTAGGATCCAAAGCTAACGAAAGCTCATGAATGGAAGATAAAATCAAGCAACAACCAACTTCATAATCCCTTAAGACTCAATTCATaatcaagaaaaagaaatttCTCCTAAACACCAATAATACAATAAATCAATTTATAGAAGGAAACAAGAAAATGGTTTTACATGTCCAAATGTTCACAAATATGGTGCAAGAAAGGGGACAAGAGAACAGCAGTCCCTTCCCACCTCCCAACCTAGACAGTACACAGAAAACTGGTCAATTTTATATCTTCCGCTCTTTCTTTATTGGTTGTTTAACAACTTATTTTCGGAAGTGAAATACCTCCAAAATTTCATTAATATGATAAGATTAGTGGAAAACACTACCACTAAGACATTGCAATATTGTAGGTACTTCATTCGTTATTTTCAACATAAAGCATCATGAAAAGTTCAACCACATCAAGGCCGGTTTTTAGAGACACGGAATGAAATAGTTAAGTATCTTCCAACAGGCCTGAGTTTTGTGATGTCAGTATTGTCAGAAGTAATCTGCATTCAGCCAAAAAGCAAGAATCATCATGAAGGTTTTGAAAACATGCATGTTTATGTAATAAGCCAAATGTTGGGTATGTCGTCAATTTATCAGGATGACCGCTATAAGTCCACCGGTTTATCTCCATTGTTCACATGATCAATAAATTCATCATAGCTGGCCTAAATCAAGATTAACCCCGAGAAAATTACCATCTCGACAAGAATATTAATGCCACATAGATGTATCCATCTGTACCACAGAAGCTTACCATTATTAATCTGCCACCCGAATGGAGTATCCGCGCTAGCCGTGGACCACTGCttggcaccaccaccaccacgattAACCCAGGAGCTAGTAGACGACTCGGGGACCTTGTCTAGGGCCCTTCCATCCTTCTTTGCACCGCTACTGCCAACACCACCACTCTTTCCTCTGGCCATCGAAGTCGACAAAGCCGATGATGAGGCAGTGCCGTTGGTGCCTCTAGACAAGTTGCTACTCCCGGGACCCGACATCCCATGCTCCACGCGCAGACCCTCCTGCGGCAACGGCCCGGATCTAGTCTTGATCCTGTTTAGGCCGAGTGAGGAGGCCAGGATCGGGGAGAGGGACGCCGCCGCTGGCCCGGCCCCGTCCTTGGCCGCCGCCGGCCCTTTCCGGAGCTTGGCGGGGGCGGAGAAAGATGCGGCGGGCGGAGGGGAGGGCTTGGGGGAGGGGGCATGGACAGCCTCCTTGCCCTTGGAATCCTTCCCATCATTAcccttcttcttctgctgctgctgcaggtggTGCTTCTCGACGGCATCCTTGATGAGGGTGTGACGGGGGGTGGAGGCGGCGGTGTCGTTGGACTTGGCCTTCTTCTTGTCGGATCTAGCTGTGGAGGGGGATCCGTCGGGGCTGGACGAGGAGTCCGACTTCTTGGAGGAGAAGAAGCGCCCCTTGAACACCATCTCCCCCTCTCCTCTTCTTCAAGAAACCGAGGGCTAGTCTCCTCCGCACTGAAGAGCGAAGCCGTGGATGGTCGGAACTCGGAAGCGCCAGTCGTGGGGGCGAGGGTGGCGCTTCGGACAAGTCTTGGGGATTACCTTTCGTTGGTGAGCGAGACAGCGACGAGCAAAAGTAGGAGAGAGTGCGGAGTGCGGAGTGCGGAAAGAACGATACTCGGTGACCTCAGGATTAGGTTAGACTGGGCTTTTGGCTTGAGTGCAGACCTAGGTTTGACACGTGTCCAGGATTGGGTCCCTTCATTGAAATTTGAATCTCGGAACGTTTCATATCCTTTCGCGCAACGCTGgtgataaaaaattattgtattataaatatattattatgtttatattataattttctatgggtgattttcttaaaaaaatctttcttttttttcagataacagtctcttttcttttttaaaaaaatattttttattatttataattttaagaatATCCTTCATCTATCGTTTTCACTCACTTCTCATCACTAGATTTGTCCTTCCTCATCGACGATGACACGAAATATAACTATCACTTTTTGATCGGATTGAGGTGAAGAGCATgacaagaaagggtgaacattgtAATGACGGGACGTTGACGAGATGAATACGATATTATTTGTAAGATTACATAAAAATACTATCGAAAAAAGAATGAAAATAGTGGtactatttaaaatatatattttctgatcttcgattatatatatatatatatatatatatccttctctGGCTAAAACCTTCTTGTTGGCCGCAGAATAAACTCAACGAGGACCACCCTGGTCCGCGTCAATGGCGAAGGGGACGTGCGGCAGCCCAGGATAGCTCTCACAGCGAATCGCAAGACAGCCTGAACTCGACGTTCCGAAACAAACCTCGTTCCACGCACGCCGCTGCCCTTGGTCCATAAAAGGCGGCGGCCTGCCTTCGTCGTCGTCGTGACGCCCCCCATTGTCGTCCCAAGCTGCGCGCCATGGCTGCCGCTAACCTCGTCCTCCTGGGCGGCGCCATCATCCTGGCGTGGTGTGCCACCCTGGCGCGGGGCCTGGGTGACGGGGTGGTGGTCGACGGGGACGTCACCTACTTGCTCCCCTGCATGGAGAGCCTGGCACCGTGCCAGACGGAGATGGACTTGGCAACGCCGACGCCGGCGTGCTGTGATCCTATGAAGGACTTGATAAAGCGCGACCACCGGTGCGTCTGCTCCATGTTCTTCGACGACCGTGTTCTGGCCTTCATCAACGTTACACGCGAGAAGGCCGTGGACATGAGGGTGAAATGCCGCATCAACGTCGACCACCATTACTGCGACGGGTACGTTAATGGTGAGCGTCTGCCCTCTCCCCTCTCCCTTCTCCCCTCTCTGCCCTCCAACTTCTCCATTTACCTGATCTTGCGGAACTCAGTATCCATTTGTGCTCTGTGAGCGTGCAGCTACAGAGCGAGCAACAGCATTGTCGCCTCGGGGCATGACAACGATAGCGGCTGCAGCTCCCGCGGAAGGTAAACACACAATAAGCCTTCAACGGTCTCTTTGCACGGAAGAGGAGATGATAAAAGGCCATCGGCCATTGCTAATGCTACGACGCATACTTCCTTGTCATATTTAAGATAAATATTTCAACGTGACATCTCTGTTTTGGCTTTCTCAGGAACAACAAACAGAGCAGCTGCTGAAGGTGGATCGGCGAGTAGGCTGGCCATAATTCTGCTGAGCAAGATGGTATTGTTGATCTTCCAGTACAAGATATGAGTTCCCTTCGCTCCACTCCCAGCATAGAGAGCTTTGGAGTATACATTCGATGTACtggatcttccttttcttctctctctctctctctctctctctccaatcatTATCCATGTTTCCAAGGTTGAATCCTAGAACCGAGTTACAGAAGAAACAGGAGACAGACCACATCAACAGTTCTTGTGCCGTGGATCAAGAAACGATGCTTACCATGAAAATTCTGGGCTCTGATCGCTACTTGTTAAATCACTACACATCTAAACTAATTTGCGTTATCTCTTCAAAATGTGATCTTCGCTTCGGCTTCTATAGAATCATACATACCATTGTCTGTATGATTGTAAGGTGCTGTCTGCAGATGCTGTGCACAAACTGTTGCTGGGTTTGCACCTGCAAACTTGGGTAGGGGAGAGCTAATGCTGTAGACAAAAGGTGAAGTGACTGCTGCAACCCGGGAATTCATCTATCTATCTTTTGTTTTGATTGGCATGAGATCTCCCTCTGCAGTATGATTCTCTCATCTATTCAGGATAAATCCTTACTGCGTCATAAAAAGCGGGCAGGAGGGATCCACAAGCCAAATCCTAAAACACAATAATAGATCCATTTTAATTGATAGTAAGAGTTAAAACGACAAGGTGCGGTGCAAAATAAGCTGAACTCTGGACTCACTGCCTGTTCTGGTGGTAGTGGTGGATGCCGCAGCATCTGATTCTAGTTATACACATATAGACGACTCATATACA of the Musa acuminata AAA Group cultivar baxijiao chromosome BXJ2-10, Cavendish_Baxijiao_AAA, whole genome shotgun sequence genome contains:
- the LOC135625363 gene encoding probable serine/threonine protein kinase IREH1; this encodes MVFKGRFFSSKKSDSSSSPDGSPSTARSDKKKAKSNDTAASTPRHTLIKDAVEKHHLQQQQKKKGNDGKDSKGKEAVHAPSPKPSPPPAASFSAPAKLRKGPAAAKDGAGPAAASLSPILASSLGLNRIKTRSGPLPQEGLRVEHGMSGPGSSNLSRGTNGTASSSALSTSMARGKSGGVGSSGAKKDGRALDKVPESSTSSWVNRGGGGAKQWSTASADTPFGWQINNGEANLSWNKFEKLKNNATFPSAVESQYDACETPKESESPRFKEIMQATSAPRKKFPGDVKSFSHELSSKGVRPFPFWKPRSIFNLKEILKVIQVKFEKAKEEVNSDLAIFAGDLVSIMEKNLENHPDWKEVLEDLLILARSCCVMTAGEFWLQCEGIVQDLDDRRQELSSGILKKLHTHMLFILTRCTRLLQFHKESGFAEDEIAMDPRSKVMHLAEVSSVSMKDRKPTKAEENSVEAVVSRMSRSQEQNNLKWKRSQEIKPVDYFSQLDIGKYDSPSTRECMASWKPLPSPASKDEKKSSPLIDESLNEKVDSLHLQKSSEEDLISSNLAEQTSPVDASVHPSVSSKHQHKYSWGFWADQQSISEEGSIMCRICEEYVPTLFVEEHSKVCAVVDRCDQKGLSVDERLLRIAETLEKMIDSYTQKDLPNVTGSPDVAKISNSSVTEESDIPSPKLCDLPQRGLGDMLDCLHEAENPLLLDDLKYLPSMTCKTRFGPKSDQGVATSSIGSMTPRSPLMTPRASHIDMLLAGKSVVSETDDLPQMIELADIARCIANTPVDEERSLNYLVSCLEDLQEVMNRRKLEALTVQTFGTCIEKLHREKYLQLCDSVTSLDMEKDVATSSVMDEEDDVVRSLRASPVHPTTKDRTSIDDFEIIKPISRGAYGRVFLAKKRTTGDLFAIKVLKKADMIRKNAVESILAERDILITVRNPFVVRFFYSFTSRENLYLVMEYLNGGDLYSLLRNLGCLDEDVALVYIAEVVLALEYLHSLRVVHRDLKPDNLLIAHDGHIKLTDFGLSKVGLINSTDDLSGPAVSGTSLYGEDEPQVSASEQLNQRECRKKRSAVGTPDYLAPEILLGTGHGASADWWSVGVILFELIVGIPPFNAEHPQKIFDNILNRKIPWPRVHEEMSFEAQDLIDNLLTEDPHQRLGANGASEVKQHVFFKDINWDTLARQKAAFVPSSDNAFDTSYFTSRFSWNPSDEQIYETSEFEDSSDNGSISGNSSCLSNPHDELGDECGGLAEFDSSTSVNYSFSNFSFKNLSQLASINYDLLSKGWKEDPLPKTGT